A DNA window from Luteolibacter luteus contains the following coding sequences:
- the infB gene encoding translation initiation factor IF-2: MAKDSSDSTPPPKRKVLDLIEQPKAPSRRDRQRAAQAAESAPPPPSELQKKKEGALDLFSDEGKKKKSGVRKTEQSGKAVLPVISKLLEEEEPAAPAPVPTPPPASTVSPVAPPEPEPAAPVMEDTGNLISIKPPIIVSELAARMGLKPFVLLADLIKLQVFVAPNQAIEPEIAAKVCDLHGFIFEREKREKGGGVHKVEEVVVEPEAPQDEPEDVLQLRPPIITIMGHVDHGKTSLLDYIRKSRIVTGEAGGITQHVAAYKVEHEGKPITFIDTPGHAIFSDMRARGADITDIVVLVVAANDGIMPQTMEAIEHAKKAKKTIIVAINKIDLPTANIQRVKTQLAEKGLQTVDFGGDVEAVEISALTGAGIPDLLELLALQAEVLELKANPKGNARAAIIEARVQPGRGATASVIVETGTLKVGTPFICGPFAGKVKSLINDRGEQVKEAKPGTPVEVVGFEEMPNVGDQMVEMDSIRAAQKLADERQLELRNSRLKMTQKSRMEDLFSNVIEGTGKAVLKLVLKCDVQGSVEAIKNAIGDIKSDKITTQIIIAGAGPITEGDVQMASSADAVVLGFNVKVEANAVKAVKAEGVQVKLYSIVYELIDQVREAMLGMLEPLTRENIIGHAEVKMVFKLSKSKGRAAGSYVKDGKIHRKAHARVIRGGVPVFDGKMSTLRRFQDEVEEVKSGMECGIRLGEFNEYQEGDIIECYTLEKIPQTL; the protein is encoded by the coding sequence ATGGCCAAAGATAGCAGCGACAGTACTCCGCCGCCGAAACGCAAGGTTCTCGACCTGATCGAGCAACCGAAGGCTCCCTCACGCCGTGACCGGCAGCGGGCAGCCCAAGCTGCGGAGTCAGCACCCCCGCCGCCCAGCGAGTTGCAAAAGAAGAAGGAGGGCGCTCTGGACCTCTTCAGCGACGAGGGAAAGAAGAAGAAGTCCGGGGTGCGCAAGACCGAGCAGTCCGGCAAGGCCGTGCTGCCCGTAATCTCGAAGCTTTTGGAAGAGGAGGAACCCGCCGCACCGGCACCTGTTCCCACTCCTCCTCCGGCGAGCACCGTTTCCCCGGTGGCCCCTCCGGAGCCGGAACCTGCCGCCCCCGTGATGGAAGACACCGGCAATCTGATCAGCATCAAGCCGCCGATCATCGTCAGCGAACTCGCCGCACGCATGGGCTTGAAGCCCTTCGTGCTGCTCGCCGACCTGATCAAGCTTCAGGTCTTCGTAGCCCCGAACCAGGCCATCGAGCCTGAGATCGCAGCCAAGGTCTGCGATCTCCACGGTTTCATCTTCGAGCGTGAAAAGCGCGAGAAGGGTGGCGGCGTTCACAAGGTCGAGGAAGTCGTCGTCGAACCGGAAGCTCCGCAGGACGAGCCGGAAGACGTGCTTCAGCTTCGCCCGCCGATCATCACCATCATGGGCCACGTCGACCACGGGAAGACCTCCCTGCTCGACTACATCCGCAAGTCCCGCATCGTCACCGGCGAAGCGGGCGGCATCACCCAGCACGTGGCCGCCTACAAGGTGGAGCACGAAGGGAAGCCGATCACTTTCATCGACACGCCAGGTCACGCCATCTTCTCCGACATGCGCGCCCGCGGCGCCGACATCACGGACATCGTGGTGCTGGTGGTCGCCGCGAATGACGGGATCATGCCGCAGACGATGGAGGCCATCGAGCACGCCAAGAAGGCGAAGAAGACCATCATCGTGGCGATCAACAAGATCGACTTGCCGACCGCCAACATCCAGCGGGTGAAGACCCAGCTCGCCGAGAAAGGCCTGCAAACCGTCGATTTCGGCGGCGACGTGGAAGCGGTTGAAATTTCCGCCCTCACGGGTGCCGGTATTCCGGACCTGCTCGAGCTTCTGGCCCTCCAGGCCGAAGTGCTCGAACTGAAGGCGAACCCGAAGGGTAATGCCCGCGCCGCCATCATCGAGGCACGCGTGCAACCCGGTCGCGGCGCGACGGCTTCCGTCATCGTCGAGACTGGCACCTTGAAGGTGGGCACGCCGTTCATCTGCGGACCCTTCGCCGGCAAGGTGAAGTCCCTCATCAACGACCGCGGCGAACAGGTCAAGGAAGCCAAGCCCGGAACGCCGGTGGAAGTCGTCGGCTTCGAAGAGATGCCGAACGTGGGCGACCAGATGGTGGAGATGGATTCGATCCGTGCCGCCCAGAAGCTCGCCGACGAACGCCAGCTCGAGCTGCGCAACTCGCGCCTGAAGATGACCCAGAAGAGCCGCATGGAGGATCTCTTCTCGAACGTCATCGAAGGGACCGGCAAGGCCGTGCTGAAGCTGGTGCTGAAGTGCGACGTGCAAGGCTCGGTCGAAGCGATCAAGAACGCGATCGGCGACATCAAGTCCGACAAGATCACCACCCAGATCATCATCGCGGGTGCCGGTCCGATCACGGAAGGCGACGTCCAGATGGCCAGCTCCGCGGATGCCGTGGTGCTCGGCTTCAACGTGAAGGTGGAAGCCAACGCGGTGAAGGCGGTCAAGGCCGAGGGCGTCCAAGTGAAGCTCTACTCGATCGTTTACGAACTGATCGATCAGGTCCGCGAGGCGATGCTCGGCATGCTCGAGCCGCTCACCCGCGAGAACATCATCGGTCACGCAGAGGTCAAAATGGTCTTCAAGCTCTCCAAGTCGAAGGGCCGCGCCGCCGGTTCCTACGTCAAGGATGGCAAGATCCACCGCAAGGCCCACGCCCGCGTCATCCGCGGTGGCGTGCCGGTCTTCGACGGCAAGATGTCCACGCTCCGCCGCTTCCAGGACGAAGTGGAAGAGGTCAAGTCGGGCATGGAGTGCGGTATCCGACTTGGCGAATTCAACGAATACCAGGAAGGCGACATCATCGAGTGCTACACGCTCGAGAAGATCCCGCAGACGCTGTAA
- a CDS encoding family 16 glycoside hydrolase: MAATAACGSCRREKIGEKAAETPAEPSPTWNTLEDSSWKSAMGGQLTIPEPGTLRLQWGEGLSAAKWTGAAVLPPFELELEARRIDGTDFFCGITFPARSTGESVTWIVGGWGGSLVGISSIDDKDASENETTLHRPFKKERWYRLRLRREGERIDAWIDGETVIGIDTAGRKLSLRPGPIDSCAPFGLATWQTTGEFRNLRWRTL, translated from the coding sequence ATGGCAGCAACAGCAGCATGCGGGTCTTGCCGGAGGGAGAAGATCGGGGAGAAAGCCGCGGAGACTCCTGCCGAGCCTTCCCCGACCTGGAATACGCTGGAGGATTCTTCCTGGAAATCGGCAATGGGGGGCCAGCTCACGATCCCCGAACCCGGAACACTCCGGCTTCAATGGGGAGAGGGCCTGAGCGCGGCAAAGTGGACGGGAGCAGCTGTCCTGCCCCCCTTCGAGCTCGAGCTCGAGGCGCGCCGGATCGACGGGACAGACTTTTTCTGCGGGATCACTTTTCCCGCCCGGAGCACCGGGGAAAGTGTCACTTGGATCGTCGGCGGCTGGGGAGGTAGCTTGGTCGGCATCTCTTCCATCGACGACAAGGATGCTTCGGAAAACGAGACCACTCTCCATCGACCGTTTAAAAAAGAGCGCTGGTACCGACTCAGGCTAAGGCGGGAAGGTGAGCGGATCGACGCATGGATCGACGGAGAGACGGTCATCGGAATCGATACCGCGGGCCGCAAACTGTCGCTGAGACCGGGCCCGATCGACTCCTGCGCCCCTTTCGGGCTGGCCACTTGGCAGACCACAGGGGAATTCCGGAATTTGAGGTGGCGGACGCTCTAA
- the nusA gene encoding transcription termination factor NusA codes for MTNDIVALIDYYEKEKGIDRDKVVAALEYAFISAYRKMVPGADAIEVLRADVNTKKGETRIFAVLTVVADGEQTDKFNQVVLSTASKKNADAQPGDTMEFNVTPKDFGRIAVQTAKQTMMQRLRQAEKEMIYEEFKDRAGDIVSGTVRRFDRSDVLIDLGKFEGVMPSRERVQTEEYNIGDRIRAYVVAVENEGRGPEIILSRSHPNFVRRLFEAEVNEISDRTVEIRGIAREAGYRTKVAVWSTDDKVDPVGACVGLRGARVKNIVRELNNEKVDIIRWSDDPEEFVREALKPATLRSITVDQENRVVHVTVDEEDLSKAIGRRGQNARLSSRLMGWDVQVRKDESKLEQFEKKIAGAAHSIAEQLGLDDDLADKLFRAGGMSSEIVAEMPVDYIAANLEVSEERANDILARAKAHASA; via the coding sequence ATGACCAACGACATCGTCGCACTCATCGATTACTACGAGAAAGAAAAAGGCATCGACCGGGACAAGGTCGTCGCCGCGCTCGAGTACGCCTTCATTTCCGCCTATCGCAAGATGGTTCCTGGTGCTGACGCCATCGAGGTGCTCCGCGCTGATGTGAATACCAAGAAGGGAGAAACCCGCATTTTCGCGGTTTTGACCGTGGTCGCGGATGGCGAGCAGACCGACAAGTTTAACCAGGTGGTGCTCTCGACGGCTTCGAAGAAGAACGCCGATGCACAGCCGGGCGACACGATGGAATTCAACGTCACGCCGAAGGACTTCGGCCGCATCGCGGTGCAGACGGCGAAGCAGACGATGATGCAGCGTCTCCGCCAGGCGGAGAAGGAGATGATTTACGAAGAGTTCAAGGATCGTGCAGGCGACATCGTCTCCGGCACCGTCCGCCGCTTCGACCGCAGCGATGTGCTGATCGACCTCGGCAAGTTCGAAGGCGTCATGCCGAGCCGCGAGCGCGTGCAGACCGAGGAATACAATATCGGTGACCGCATCCGCGCCTACGTGGTGGCCGTCGAAAACGAAGGCCGCGGCCCGGAGATCATCCTCTCCCGCAGCCACCCGAACTTCGTGCGCCGACTCTTCGAAGCCGAAGTGAACGAAATTTCCGACCGTACCGTGGAAATCCGGGGGATCGCCCGTGAAGCCGGCTACCGCACCAAGGTAGCCGTGTGGAGCACCGACGACAAGGTGGACCCCGTGGGTGCCTGCGTGGGCCTGCGCGGTGCCCGCGTGAAGAACATCGTCCGCGAGCTCAACAACGAGAAGGTCGACATCATCCGCTGGAGCGATGATCCGGAAGAATTCGTCCGCGAGGCGCTCAAGCCGGCCACGCTCCGCTCGATCACCGTGGATCAGGAAAACCGGGTCGTTCACGTGACCGTGGACGAAGAAGACCTGAGCAAGGCGATTGGCCGCCGCGGACAGAACGCCCGTCTTTCCTCCCGCCTGATGGGCTGGGACGTGCAGGTCCGCAAGGACGAGAGCAAGCTGGAGCAGTTCGAGAAGAAGATCGCCGGTGCCGCGCACTCGATCGCCGAACAGCTCGGACTCGACGACGATCTCGCCGACAAGCTCTTCCGCGCAGGCGGCATGAGCTCGGAGATCGTCGCAGAAATGCCGGTTGATTATATCGCGGCAAACCTTGAGGTTTCCGAAGAGCGCGCGAACGACATTCTCGCCCGCGCAAAGGCCCACGCTTCCGCCTGA
- a CDS encoding HAD-IIIA family hydrolase, whose product MIRALCFDAAGTLIEPAEPVAEVYARTSAAAGYPVEVDAVRRAFGVTFSGIVDPDWDSHPHGDAAEREWWKSVVCGTFGEILGEPLPDAFGREIFHALFDHYADPQAWRVFPEVQEVLAASREAGFRIAVVSNFDRRLHAILEGHALHFEAVITSADARSRKPEPAIFRHALALLGLSPQELFHVGDSRIADLEGAHALGIPAFLLDRPETGLREFLDVALEKGGK is encoded by the coding sequence GTGATCCGCGCTCTTTGCTTCGACGCCGCAGGAACCCTCATTGAGCCTGCCGAGCCGGTTGCGGAAGTCTACGCCCGGACTTCCGCTGCTGCCGGATACCCGGTGGAAGTGGATGCAGTGAGGCGCGCCTTCGGGGTCACGTTCTCCGGAATTGTTGATCCGGACTGGGATTCGCATCCGCATGGCGATGCTGCCGAGCGCGAGTGGTGGAAATCTGTCGTGTGCGGGACTTTCGGCGAGATCCTCGGAGAGCCCCTGCCGGATGCCTTCGGGCGGGAGATCTTCCATGCGCTCTTTGATCACTACGCGGATCCTCAGGCGTGGCGGGTGTTTCCGGAGGTTCAAGAGGTGCTGGCCGCCTCACGGGAGGCAGGATTCCGCATCGCCGTGGTTTCGAATTTCGATCGGCGTCTCCACGCGATTCTGGAAGGCCACGCGCTTCACTTCGAAGCTGTGATTACCTCCGCGGATGCCCGGTCCCGCAAGCCGGAGCCTGCGATCTTCCGCCATGCACTGGCTCTACTCGGCCTTTCTCCTCAGGAGCTTTTTCACGTCGGGGATTCCCGCATCGCTGACTTGGAGGGTGCCCATGCTCTTGGAATCCCCGCCTTCCTCCTCGATCGTCCCGAAACAGGCCTCCGCGAATTTCTCGATGTGGCCTTGGAAAAGGGGGGAAAATGA
- a CDS encoding beta strand repeat-containing protein, with product MTTRLQIVSAGAYCALLAGLTTTSLATVWDGTNSTAWNDDVNWVGDAGTGGSHAIIDTSTGNIATISENIIATPVDIIVGSASGTNGVLNHTAGAAQTGAGNWMYVGTNGGTGKYNLADTNTVVAGLTGFAQGTGSVNVAGRLYVGGFNAGGANGTMNVNTTGTVAVGSQLQVGAGGSTGVLNLQSGAITTAGGWVEFGNGANANGTLNMTGGSITKNGADNWIFASNSGTALGNHSGGIITVNNQLWVANNTGSNGTYNMSGTAETNVGNVFAIGRDGGNGIMSMTGGTINKTGSGNFVVAYKTTGTFTTTGQFTHSGGTVNSNNEFWVGQGAGSTGTYTLSGSAVLNVGSWVAIGREGGNGTVNISGGTFNKTGGGNFIVGDNSAGLMTQTGGAVSINGEFWVGQAAGAANAIYNLSAGSLSANNWIAVGRNGGTGTVNMTGGTITKTGNGAMTIGGGGKGIVNASAGLIDIQAGNIYVGEVGNLSSELNISGTAEVRVAKIMVGVVGTTTGTMNLDGGTLKVGEIGSGIFADGRANDPDASATTTANVHFNGTQIVATGTSTAFITKLDQANIKGGGLKVDSNGNTLATNQVFSGTGGLTKSGAGTLTLEASSTYTGKTTVAGGTLALSSTGGIGASSTIEVQGGAVLDVSGVNGWTLSAGQTLTGAGSITAGQAGITLAGQINPGSSPGTLTLNSSATLTGLLNAEVTGGATTADLVDVNGTLTLSGATLSLTNLGTFTLGDKFTLAAYDSLVGTFANFSADDTVYSMGGQFWRIDYNDTLPGLNGGGDLQTPGPGSGFITVTAVPEPAAMLLGSLGLLALLRRRKSS from the coding sequence ATGACGACTCGACTGCAGATCGTGTCTGCGGGCGCGTACTGTGCCCTCCTCGCTGGCCTCACCACCACCTCCCTTGCCACCGTTTGGGACGGAACCAATTCCACCGCATGGAATGACGACGTCAACTGGGTTGGCGACGCTGGTACTGGTGGAAGCCACGCTATCATCGATACTTCCACCGGAAATATCGCCACCATTTCCGAGAATATCATCGCGACGCCGGTCGATATTATCGTCGGAAGCGCCTCGGGAACCAACGGAGTCCTGAACCACACCGCGGGCGCGGCTCAGACCGGCGCGGGGAACTGGATGTATGTCGGCACCAATGGCGGTACCGGAAAGTACAACCTCGCCGATACAAACACCGTAGTAGCTGGCCTCACCGGCTTCGCGCAGGGAACCGGCAGCGTGAACGTGGCGGGCCGGCTCTACGTGGGCGGCTTCAATGCCGGTGGTGCCAACGGCACCATGAACGTGAATACCACGGGCACGGTCGCCGTGGGTAGCCAACTCCAGGTCGGGGCGGGTGGCAGCACCGGTGTGCTCAATCTCCAGAGCGGTGCGATCACCACGGCCGGCGGCTGGGTGGAGTTTGGCAATGGCGCGAATGCCAATGGCACTCTGAACATGACCGGGGGTTCGATCACCAAGAACGGTGCCGACAACTGGATCTTCGCCTCGAATAGCGGCACCGCGCTGGGCAATCACAGCGGTGGCATCATCACGGTCAACAACCAGCTCTGGGTGGCCAACAATACCGGGTCTAACGGCACCTACAACATGAGCGGAACCGCCGAGACCAATGTCGGGAACGTCTTTGCGATCGGTCGTGACGGGGGCAATGGCATCATGAGCATGACCGGTGGCACGATCAACAAGACCGGCAGCGGGAACTTCGTGGTGGCCTACAAGACCACCGGCACTTTCACTACTACCGGTCAGTTTACCCATTCCGGCGGCACGGTGAATTCGAACAACGAGTTCTGGGTCGGCCAAGGAGCCGGCTCCACGGGTACCTACACGCTGAGCGGATCCGCAGTCCTGAATGTCGGCAGCTGGGTCGCGATTGGTCGTGAAGGTGGGAATGGCACCGTCAATATAAGCGGTGGCACCTTCAACAAGACCGGTGGCGGGAACTTCATCGTGGGTGACAACTCAGCGGGCCTGATGACCCAGACCGGTGGCGCGGTTTCCATCAATGGAGAGTTCTGGGTGGGCCAGGCCGCAGGAGCAGCCAACGCGATCTACAACCTCAGCGCAGGAAGCTTGTCCGCGAACAACTGGATCGCAGTGGGGCGCAATGGCGGCACCGGGACCGTGAACATGACCGGTGGCACCATTACCAAGACCGGAAATGGCGCCATGACCATCGGCGGCGGCGGCAAGGGCATCGTGAATGCCAGCGCTGGCCTGATCGACATCCAAGCCGGAAACATCTATGTGGGAGAAGTGGGGAATCTTTCCTCCGAACTCAATATCTCCGGTACCGCGGAAGTGCGGGTCGCGAAGATCATGGTCGGGGTAGTGGGCACGACCACCGGCACCATGAATCTTGACGGCGGCACGCTGAAGGTCGGAGAGATTGGCAGCGGTATCTTTGCAGATGGCCGGGCTAACGACCCGGATGCCAGTGCCACCACCACCGCCAACGTGCACTTCAACGGCACCCAGATCGTGGCGACCGGCACCAGCACCGCCTTCATTACCAAGCTCGACCAAGCGAACATCAAGGGGGGCGGCCTGAAGGTCGATAGCAATGGCAATACCCTTGCGACGAATCAGGTCTTCTCCGGGACTGGTGGTCTTACCAAGTCGGGAGCGGGTACCCTCACCCTTGAGGCGAGCAGCACCTATACCGGCAAGACGACGGTCGCAGGCGGCACTTTGGCCCTCTCATCCACCGGCGGTATCGGAGCCTCCAGCACCATCGAGGTTCAGGGAGGTGCCGTCCTCGATGTCTCGGGGGTGAATGGCTGGACCTTGAGCGCAGGGCAGACCTTGACCGGGGCGGGATCGATCACGGCGGGTCAGGCTGGCATCACGCTTGCCGGCCAGATCAATCCGGGCAGCTCTCCAGGGACCCTGACCTTGAACAGTTCGGCCACCCTGACCGGGCTTCTCAATGCGGAGGTCACCGGAGGGGCCACCACGGCCGACTTGGTCGATGTGAATGGCACGCTGACGCTTTCCGGAGCTACGCTGAGTCTTACCAACCTGGGAACCTTCACCTTGGGCGACAAGTTCACGTTGGCGGCCTACGACAGCTTGGTGGGAACCTTCGCAAACTTCTCCGCAGACGATACGGTCTACTCCATGGGAGGCCAGTTCTGGAGAATCGATTACAACGACACCTTGCCCGGCCTCAATGGCGGCGGCGATTTGCAGACCCCCGGCCCAGGCTCCGGTTTCATCACCGTGACCGCCGTGCCGGAACCGGCTGCGATGCTTCTGGGAAGTCTTGGGTTGCTGGCGCTCCTACGCCGGCGGAAGTCTTCCTAG
- the rbfA gene encoding 30S ribosome-binding factor RbfA — protein MSHRIDRVNELLKREIGSVVQKDYEWHGALVTVNAVETTQDIKEAKVWIGVLGGKVEPVLDKLNHDHGSIQKKIAKRVVLKSTPVLSFRHDASAERGVEIVNLLDEVAKLPTAKDSEE, from the coding sequence ATGAGCCACCGCATCGACCGGGTTAACGAACTGCTGAAGCGCGAGATCGGTTCCGTCGTCCAGAAGGACTACGAATGGCATGGCGCGCTGGTCACCGTGAATGCGGTGGAAACCACGCAGGACATCAAGGAAGCCAAGGTGTGGATCGGCGTACTGGGAGGCAAGGTCGAGCCCGTGCTCGACAAGCTGAACCATGACCACGGCTCCATCCAAAAGAAGATCGCCAAGCGGGTAGTGCTGAAGTCCACCCCTGTCCTCAGCTTCCGCCACGATGCTTCTGCCGAGCGCGGAGTGGAAATCGTGAACCTGTTGGATGAGGTGGCAAAGCTGCCCACCGCGAAGGACTCGGAAGAGTGA
- a CDS encoding CRISPR-associated endonuclease Cas3'', with product MPSYAHSVPGALWEPLFTPLGSGPGQCGGANCQECERLSADHGHLNKVAYWAATFAAAMFPPGPDRDAAWQWGYLAGLWHDLGKFPPEWQAYLRSKADPHLGDVSGKMDHSTAGARHAVRTDEVFGHLIAYVIAGHHSGLLDGRSNDACQASRLAKPCSHDAEDIPLDIISPSLSKPPPFLLSTGDGHAFSFFTRMLFSCLVDADFLATEAFMNPAHARVRNEVPEDIFPTMAALVEARIESFGQPAPGDSVNFQRRVVVEDCKRAAGRSPGLFSLTVPTGGGKTLSSLLFALRHAIAHGQCRIIYVVPFTSIIEQNASVIREIVAPLQTATFTPLIEHHSSLSPDDETLQSRLAAENWDAPIVITTAVQFYESLHASKTSRCRKLHHIANSVVILDEAQTLPVDFLEPCLRGIRELASNYRATVVLCTATQPAIHFHPEDFKIGLQDCREIISDTATLFASLKRVKCEFCGDLPDSGLVGRLASHSQVLCIVNRRRHAQQIFERLGGGEGNYHLSALMCPEHRSMVLAEIRDRLDKGMAARVVSTQLIEAGVDVDFPVVFRALAGLDSIAQAAGRCNRNGTLPEAGKVYIFRPEDTRAEAYFRETAQVTGELLGLHEDLLGQEAIHDYFDLYYYRQSRRWDAKEILSRFRLEGRDRAFPFHFQFASVARDFRLIEDWQVPVIIPFDERAERLIRELRNPSIPLHRGLLRGLQRYTVQISPRVRDDNIRSFEVLREGQFHVLISNDLNYSPDFGLTFDEAHAGAQNLICSSS from the coding sequence ATGCCTTCCTATGCTCACAGTGTGCCCGGTGCCCTTTGGGAACCACTCTTCACTCCGTTAGGGAGTGGGCCCGGCCAATGTGGCGGTGCAAATTGTCAGGAATGCGAACGACTGTCTGCTGATCACGGCCATCTCAATAAGGTCGCATACTGGGCCGCCACCTTCGCCGCCGCCATGTTCCCTCCCGGCCCGGACCGCGACGCCGCCTGGCAATGGGGCTATCTGGCAGGCCTGTGGCATGATCTGGGGAAATTTCCTCCCGAATGGCAGGCTTACCTTAGATCGAAGGCTGATCCTCATCTCGGAGACGTTTCCGGGAAAATGGATCACTCCACTGCAGGGGCTCGTCACGCGGTGAGAACAGATGAGGTGTTCGGGCATTTGATTGCGTATGTGATCGCGGGGCATCACTCGGGATTGCTTGATGGCCGCTCGAATGATGCATGTCAGGCAAGCCGGCTCGCGAAGCCATGCAGCCATGATGCCGAGGATATCCCGCTGGATATCATCTCTCCTTCCCTCTCGAAGCCGCCTCCCTTCCTCCTGTCCACCGGGGATGGTCACGCATTCTCCTTCTTCACCCGCATGCTCTTCTCCTGTCTGGTGGACGCGGATTTCCTCGCCACCGAAGCATTCATGAATCCTGCCCATGCACGCGTGCGGAATGAGGTGCCTGAAGACATCTTCCCGACCATGGCCGCACTCGTGGAGGCCCGGATCGAAAGCTTCGGGCAGCCAGCACCCGGAGATTCTGTCAACTTCCAGCGGCGTGTGGTGGTCGAGGATTGCAAGAGAGCGGCAGGGAGGTCTCCCGGTCTGTTCTCGCTCACGGTCCCCACCGGAGGAGGCAAGACCCTCTCCTCCCTGCTCTTCGCTTTGCGCCACGCCATCGCCCATGGACAATGCCGGATCATCTACGTGGTGCCTTTCACCTCGATCATCGAGCAAAATGCCAGCGTCATTCGTGAGATCGTGGCTCCGCTCCAGACCGCGACATTCACTCCTCTCATCGAGCATCACTCGTCGCTCTCTCCCGACGATGAGACGCTTCAATCGAGGCTTGCTGCGGAGAATTGGGACGCGCCGATCGTGATTACGACTGCGGTGCAATTCTACGAGTCGCTCCATGCCTCGAAGACCTCTCGCTGCCGCAAACTTCACCACATAGCGAATTCGGTCGTCATTCTGGACGAAGCACAGACTCTTCCCGTCGATTTCCTGGAGCCGTGTTTGAGGGGTATCCGGGAGCTCGCCTCAAATTACCGGGCCACGGTGGTTCTCTGCACGGCTACCCAACCTGCCATCCACTTCCACCCGGAAGACTTCAAGATCGGTCTGCAGGATTGTCGCGAGATCATCTCCGATACCGCAACGCTCTTTGCATCGTTGAAGCGGGTGAAATGCGAGTTCTGCGGTGATCTGCCGGATTCGGGTTTGGTTGGACGCCTCGCATCCCATTCTCAGGTCCTTTGCATCGTGAACCGCCGGAGGCACGCACAGCAGATCTTCGAGCGATTGGGAGGCGGGGAGGGGAACTACCATCTCTCCGCCCTGATGTGTCCGGAGCATCGCAGCATGGTCCTCGCGGAAATCCGGGATCGTTTGGACAAAGGGATGGCAGCCAGAGTGGTCTCGACGCAGTTGATCGAGGCAGGCGTGGACGTGGACTTCCCGGTCGTCTTCAGGGCTTTGGCGGGTCTGGACTCCATTGCTCAGGCTGCGGGTCGCTGCAATCGCAACGGCACGCTTCCCGAAGCTGGCAAGGTTTACATCTTCCGGCCGGAGGACACCCGTGCCGAAGCCTACTTCAGGGAGACCGCCCAGGTAACCGGTGAGTTGCTTGGCCTCCATGAGGACCTTCTTGGACAGGAAGCTATCCACGACTATTTCGATCTCTACTACTACCGGCAGAGCCGCCGCTGGGATGCGAAAGAGATCCTTTCCCGCTTCCGCCTTGAAGGCCGGGACAGGGCCTTTCCCTTCCACTTTCAATTCGCCTCGGTGGCGAGAGACTTCCGGCTCATCGAAGACTGGCAGGTTCCCGTGATCATCCCTTTCGATGAGAGGGCGGAGAGATTGATCAGGGAATTGAGGAATCCGTCCATTCCTCTTCATCGCGGGCTTTTGCGCGGCTTGCAGCGCTATACCGTCCAGATTTCTCCGCGCGTGAGGGATGATAATATCCGCTCCTTCGAAGTCCTGCGCGAAGGGCAATTCCATGTCCTCATCTCAAACGATCTCAACTATTCACCGGATTTCGGCCTTACCTTCGACGAAGCCCATGCGGGCGCACAAAACCTGATCTGCTCTTCCTCATGA